The Candidatus Thermoplasmatota archaeon region CGTGTCCATTCCGTTCTGGTAGCTGACGAGGAAGGTGCCGGGCTCGACGACTCCCTTGAGACCGTCGATGACGCGCGGAAGGACGGAGGCCTTGACTGCCACAAAGACCACTTCGATCTCCTTTCCCTTCAGCTCGGAGATATCGTAGCAGACGTCGGGAATGACTACCTTCAGGTCCTCCAGACCAGAAACTCTCAGCCCGTCGGTCCTGATGACATCGAGATGATCCTTCACAATGTCAACGGGGTAGACAACATTGCCACCCTGCGCCAGGTGAGCGGCCAGAATCCCGCCGACCGGCCCGACGCCGACGATGGCTGCCCGAAGCGGTTCTCCAGTACCCATGATACCCCCTGCGACTGATGGAATGCCGAATCTATCAATAAGGTTTTCCCATCGGGACCAAACGTTATTACGGAGTTGTGCTTCCTCTAATCCGCCTGAAAGGCCAGGAGGCATGTCTTTGA contains the following coding sequences:
- a CDS encoding 2-dehydropantoate 2-reductase, producing MGTGEPLRAAIVGVGPVGGILAAHLAQGGNVVYPVDIVKDHLDVIRTDGLRVSGLEDLKVVIPDVCYDISELKGKEIEVVFVAVKASVLPRVIDGLKGVVEPGTFLVSYQNGMDTEQMLADAFGEERALRFIVNYAGGLVENGHVSMVFFNKPNYIGAVSDAGVEFAKRIAEVLT